TCACGCGGACGGATTCCGTTTTTTTGCCCGGCGCATCCCCCGTTCCCGCGCCTTCCACCCGCCGCCAGCCCTCCGCCGCGAGAACCGCCGCCAGCATCGCGACCGCCGGGATTTTCAGGTGAAAATCCGCCAGGCAGGCCAGCCCCAGCGCCAGCAAACCGACGCCGATGGCGCGCGTGATTTCCGGCGCCCGCCAATCATCGTATCCATAAAACAAATACCCATTGCCATCCGCTTCCCGTCGCGCGCGCAGCAGCCGCCATGTCACCGCGCCCGCCGCGCCGAAGAACAGCAGGAACCCGGCCGCGCCATGATCGCCGAGCGTGTTGAGAAAATCGTTGTGCGCCCATTGCGGCTCGTCGCGAAAACCCTCCGGGCGCTCCCGCTCGAACAACACATTAAAACTCCCCGCCCCTGTGCCGAACACCGGCGCCGTCGCCGCCAGCCGCAGCGAGGCCATCCACAGGATCGGGCGCGACCGCTCGCCATGATCCGCCACGAATTTGTCCACGCGCGCCCTTGCCGCGGGCGAGGCCACGTAGAGCCCGCCGCCGGCGAACGCGAACGCGGCCAGCACCGCGCCGCACCGCCAGAGCCGGCCGCGCCATTTCCGCCCGTGCACAAACAACGGCCAGGCCGCAAACGCCGCCGCCAGCGCCAGCCAGCCGCCGCGGCTGAGCGTCAGCATCCAGCCGAACAGCATCGCCGCCGCCGCGTAGCCGCAGGCCAGCCGCCGGCCCGCGCCCGCGCCGCGCTGCCAGGTGAGAGCGAGCATCGGCGGGATGAGCAGCATAAAAAACGCCGCCATGCTGTTGGGATTGCCCAAAAAACCGCTGGCCCGCCCGACGTATTGCGCCGCCTGCGCGCGCCCCATCATGAGCCAGCCGGGATGGACGAACTTCTGATACGCGCAAAGCACCACCGCCGCCAGCCCGAGCATGACCGCGACGCCGAGCAGCAGCCCGCGCGGCCCCTCGCGCCGCAACCCCCGCCACGCCATCCAGAAGACCGCGATCATCTGCGCCCAGGCCAGCCAGTCGCGCACGCCCAGCCAGCGCACCGGCGTGACAAAGCGGACATTCGCCGCCGCGCAAACCAGAAACGCCGCGAGCAGAACGCCCACCCCGCTCCGGCGCGGACGTTCGCCGGAAAACGCCGCGAGCAACAAATGCAGCGCCAGCGCCGCGCCCGTGAGCAGCCAGCTCGCCGCCATCGTCTCGGCCCGCACGCCGCCGAGGTGCAGCGAGGTCCACGCCAGATTGCCCGCCAGCAACACCGCCAGCGCCCATTCGCCGGCGGAAAGCACGCGGGAGGTGATGACGGGAGATAACTTCATAGGAAAAATTAAGAAATTTTTGACTCTCGATTTCCGATTGGCGGAGGAGCCGCTCTGTTTGGAATCCGGCATGGAAGCACCCGATCTAAAATCAAAAAGTC
This genomic stretch from Termitidicoccus mucosus harbors:
- a CDS encoding O-antigen ligase family protein, with amino-acid sequence MKLSPVITSRVLSAGEWALAVLLAGNLAWTSLHLGGVRAETMAASWLLTGAALALHLLLAAFSGERPRRSGVGVLLAAFLVCAAANVRFVTPVRWLGVRDWLAWAQMIAVFWMAWRGLRREGPRGLLLGVAVMLGLAAVVLCAYQKFVHPGWLMMGRAQAAQYVGRASGFLGNPNSMAAFFMLLIPPMLALTWQRGAGAGRRLACGYAAAAMLFGWMLTLSRGGWLALAAAFAAWPLFVHGRKWRGRLWRCGAVLAAFAFAGGGLYVASPAARARVDKFVADHGERSRPILWMASLRLAATAPVFGTGAGSFNVLFERERPEGFRDEPQWAHNDFLNTLGDHGAAGFLLFFGAAGAVTWRLLRARREADGNGYLFYGYDDWRAPEITRAIGVGLLALGLACLADFHLKIPAVAMLAAVLAAEGWRRVEGAGTGDAPGKKTESVRVNRARRAACALAALVVVWSVAGAVMPLYYEEAARREGRALIDSLAKPDISEEDQRAILARAEGLLFGLSSGLPDNPQACADIAYANALWSRLEPDNAQVYGREAELAARAALAQSDVVYEFWIRLGVALDVQERWIEAGEAFARALELAPASALAWYHQAYHMALNPSANSQATTSVETCLRLDPGYEAARVLLAYLRANP